The following are from one region of the Bacillus sp. (in: firmicutes) genome:
- a CDS encoding UDP-N-acetylmuramate--L-alanine ligase, which produces MTVYHFVGIKGTGMSALAQILHDMNYEVQGSDVDKRFFTQQALENKHIKILPFSSENIKSGQIVIAGNAFPDDHEEIAEANRQGLPVYRYHNFLGNLIEEFISIAVTGAHGKTSTTGLLAHVLKAAEPTSYLIGDGTGVGTENGKYFVFEACEYRRHFLKYHPDYAVMTNIDFDHPDYFSGIDDVFHAFQEMALQVKKGIIACGDDEQLQKIQANVPVVYYGFNPENDFEARNVNKTTEGTSFDVFIRNTFFSSFSIPTYGDHNVLNALAVIALCHYEEIPVEIITSQLLTYQGVKRRFSEKNLGNQVLIDDYAHHPTEIKATIEAARQKYPDRDIVTIFQPHTFTRTQTFLSQFAESLALADYVYLCDIFGSARENNGKLTINDLQDKIENAKLLTEGNSSILKQHDDGVLIFMGAGDVQKFQEAYEKIYES; this is translated from the coding sequence ATGACAGTTTACCACTTTGTCGGAATCAAAGGGACTGGGATGAGTGCTTTGGCGCAAATTCTTCATGATATGAATTATGAAGTTCAAGGTTCTGACGTTGATAAACGCTTTTTTACACAACAAGCATTGGAAAATAAACATATTAAAATTTTGCCATTTTCAAGTGAGAATATAAAAAGCGGCCAAATTGTAATTGCTGGAAATGCATTTCCGGATGATCACGAAGAAATTGCTGAAGCCAATAGGCAAGGTTTACCTGTATACCGCTACCACAACTTTTTAGGAAATCTTATTGAAGAGTTTATTAGTATTGCTGTAACTGGTGCCCATGGCAAAACATCAACAACAGGGCTTTTGGCGCATGTTTTGAAGGCGGCAGAGCCGACTTCTTATCTTATTGGGGATGGTACAGGTGTCGGTACGGAAAATGGAAAGTATTTCGTTTTTGAAGCTTGTGAATATCGGCGCCATTTTCTAAAATATCACCCGGATTATGCGGTGATGACCAATATTGATTTTGATCACCCCGATTATTTTAGCGGCATAGATGATGTCTTTCATGCTTTTCAAGAAATGGCACTGCAAGTGAAAAAAGGCATTATTGCCTGTGGTGATGATGAACAGCTCCAGAAAATACAAGCGAATGTTCCTGTAGTGTATTATGGTTTTAACCCTGAAAACGACTTTGAGGCGAGAAATGTTAATAAAACCACAGAAGGTACATCATTTGATGTGTTTATTCGAAATACCTTTTTTTCGTCCTTTAGCATTCCAACTTATGGGGATCATAACGTTCTGAATGCATTGGCAGTCATTGCGCTATGTCATTATGAGGAAATACCTGTAGAAATAATCACAAGCCAGCTGTTAACATATCAAGGTGTAAAACGCAGATTTAGTGAAAAAAATTTAGGCAACCAAGTATTAATTGATGATTATGCACATCATCCAACAGAAATAAAAGCAACGATTGAAGCAGCTCGGCAAAAGTATCCTGATAGGGACATCGTTACTATTTTCCAACCGCATACCTTTACACGGACACAAACGTTTTTAAGCCAATTTGCCGAAAGCCTTGCACTCGCTGATTACGTTTATTTATGTGATATTTTCGGCTCTGCACGTGAAAACAATGGCAAGTTAACGATAAATGATTTACAGGATAAAATTGAAAACGCGAAGCTGTTAACAGAAGGGAATTCGTCGATCTTAAAACAGCACGATGACGGAGTTTTAATTTTTATGGGTGCAGGCGATGTTCAAAAATTTCAAGAGGCTTATGAAAAAATATACGAGAGCTAA
- a CDS encoding cell division protein FtsA, which produces MVDQSLLFALDIGTRSVNGIILKETDNGYEIVDIEAKEHKNRAMLDGQIHDVLAVSKLIQEIKEKLEGRHGTLKKVCVAAAGRALKTKRAKVSVEIAGKPFINKQDIIHLELTAVQQAQKELALENTSTQSVHYYCVGYSVLRYLLDDEEIGSLVDQQGKEASVEVIATFLPKVVVESLLAALHRTNLEMEALTLEPIAAINVLIPPSMRRLNVALVDIGAGTSDIAVTDSGTVIAYGMVPIAGDEITEAISDQYLLDFPLAEKAKRDLSTCNQITITDILGFETEIPKEEVIEKIIGNLDKLATSISEEILALNNHIAPKAVMLVGGGSLTPELPALLAKKLSLPENRVAIRGIDAIQNLEFAEHINKGPELVTPIGIAIAARQSPIHYISVTVNNLPVRLFDMKKLTVGDCLLASEIELGRLYGKPGMAMIITLNNRDITIPGIHGGPPTILKNGQQTSLDDDSINEGDSIIVEKGADGKPAEIKIKDLIEVGPSMQISINEQSVDVEMVIYKNGEKVTAEESLQDHDIVETIYPKTMNELFQIINFTNLKQLMEPFHVYYNRTKVTLPKFAAKIYKNGLESNFSAVINDQDNITIKQEDKPKLKEFLHEKGLSLYYQIPVIFNGKQISLQKSAIELFRNGELLHEDSVLFSGDEIEAIEKKVEPFIFQDIFRYVQIQFPSEHSGNFTLLKNGQDATFYDKLAPGDELAIQWPAVNSQT; this is translated from the coding sequence TTGGTCGACCAATCTTTACTATTTGCCCTAGATATCGGCACAAGGTCTGTTAACGGAATTATTTTAAAAGAAACAGACAACGGCTATGAAATTGTAGATATAGAAGCGAAAGAACATAAAAACCGCGCCATGCTGGACGGACAAATTCATGATGTCCTAGCCGTTTCGAAGCTTATTCAAGAGATTAAAGAAAAATTAGAAGGCAGACATGGAACTTTAAAAAAGGTTTGTGTTGCCGCAGCCGGGCGCGCGCTGAAAACAAAGCGAGCAAAGGTTTCTGTTGAGATTGCAGGTAAACCTTTCATAAATAAGCAGGATATTATCCATCTAGAACTAACTGCCGTTCAACAAGCACAAAAGGAATTAGCTTTAGAAAATACCTCCACACAAAGCGTTCATTATTATTGTGTAGGCTATTCCGTTCTAAGATATTTACTTGATGATGAGGAGATTGGTAGTCTTGTTGACCAACAGGGTAAAGAGGCTTCAGTCGAAGTTATTGCTACTTTTTTGCCTAAGGTTGTTGTTGAATCACTGCTTGCAGCCCTTCATCGGACCAATCTTGAAATGGAAGCTTTAACCCTTGAACCAATTGCAGCCATTAATGTGCTTATTCCACCTTCAATGAGAAGATTAAATGTTGCCTTAGTTGACATTGGCGCTGGTACTTCGGATATTGCTGTTACTGATTCAGGGACAGTGATTGCTTATGGAATGGTCCCGATTGCAGGCGACGAAATAACAGAAGCCATCAGTGACCAATACTTGCTCGATTTCCCACTAGCTGAGAAAGCGAAAAGAGATTTATCTACATGTAATCAAATTACAATTACCGATATTTTAGGATTTGAAACAGAAATACCAAAAGAAGAAGTAATTGAAAAAATAATAGGAAACTTGGACAAGCTAGCAACTTCTATAAGTGAGGAAATTTTAGCGTTAAACAATCATATCGCTCCGAAGGCCGTTATGCTTGTTGGAGGCGGTAGTTTAACGCCGGAATTACCAGCATTATTAGCGAAAAAGCTTAGTCTTCCCGAAAATCGTGTAGCCATTAGAGGGATTGATGCCATCCAAAATCTTGAATTCGCTGAACATATTAATAAAGGACCTGAATTAGTAACGCCAATCGGGATTGCCATTGCTGCAAGGCAAAGCCCAATTCACTACATTTCCGTTACTGTAAACAATCTACCTGTACGCCTTTTTGATATGAAAAAACTAACGGTTGGGGATTGCTTATTAGCATCAGAGATTGAGTTAGGTAGACTATACGGAAAGCCTGGAATGGCAATGATTATTACTTTAAATAACCGCGATATTACGATACCAGGCATTCACGGCGGTCCGCCCACTATTCTAAAAAACGGGCAACAAACTTCACTTGATGATGATTCGATAAACGAGGGAGATTCAATCATTGTTGAAAAAGGAGCAGATGGGAAGCCTGCTGAAATAAAAATCAAGGACTTAATTGAAGTTGGACCATCAATGCAAATTTCGATTAATGAACAGTCTGTTGATGTTGAAATGGTCATTTACAAAAATGGAGAAAAGGTAACAGCTGAAGAATCTTTACAAGATCATGATATCGTTGAAACAATTTATCCAAAAACAATGAACGAGCTGTTTCAGATTATAAATTTTACTAATCTTAAGCAATTAATGGAACCCTTTCATGTCTATTACAATCGGACAAAGGTTACATTGCCAAAATTCGCAGCAAAGATTTATAAAAACGGATTAGAATCTAATTTCAGCGCTGTAATCAATGATCAAGATAACATTACAATTAAACAAGAAGACAAACCTAAACTTAAAGAATTTTTACATGAAAAAGGACTTTCCTTGTATTATCAAATTCCAGTTATTTTTAATGGAAAACAGATTTCCTTACAAAAATCAGCTATCGAACTATTCCGTAATGGAGAATTGCTACATGAGGACAGCGTGTTATTTTCAGGGGATGAAATCGAAGCGATAGAAAAAAAAGTAGAGCCGTTTATTTTTCAAGATATCTTTCGGTATGTCCAAATCCAATTTCCAAGCGAACATTCGGGAAATTTCACATTATTAAAAAATGGACAAGATGCCACATTCTATGACAAACTAGCACCTGGTGACGAACTGGCGATTCAATGGCCAGCTGTAAACAGCCAAACATAA
- a CDS encoding acetoin utilization protein AcuC gives MSKSVYYVYSNEFQSYKFNESHPFNQRRVELTTDLLRMSGALEDFHIIPPRMATDEEIALIHDYNYIEAVKKAGKGELAEDIADNYGLGTEDVPIFPNMHEASALLVGGTLTAVDLVMEGRADHALSLGGGLHHGFRGKASGFCIYNDSAIAIKYMQQKYGVKILYIDTDAHHGDGVQWSFYDDPTVCTYSIHETGRYLFPGTGNVNEKGHGEGYGTSFNIPVDAFTEDESFLECYLTSVREVADFFKPDVIITQNGADSHVLDPLTHLSATMKFYQEIPKLAHKIAHEYCNGRWIAVGGGGYDHWRVVPRAWSLIWLEMLERQTDIAKGLLPSEWIMKWQPQAPVKLISTWEDPENLYPPIPRKQEITEKNRQTLDKALQHIRNTRKKAN, from the coding sequence ATGAGCAAGAGTGTTTACTATGTTTATTCAAATGAATTTCAAAGCTATAAATTTAATGAGAGTCACCCTTTTAATCAAAGAAGAGTAGAGCTAACAACGGATTTACTACGTATGTCAGGGGCGTTAGAAGATTTTCATATCATTCCACCAAGAATGGCTACTGATGAAGAAATAGCTCTAATTCACGATTACAATTATATCGAAGCAGTTAAAAAAGCCGGAAAAGGAGAACTGGCAGAGGATATTGCTGACAATTACGGTCTTGGCACAGAGGATGTACCTATCTTCCCTAATATGCATGAAGCAAGTGCCCTTTTAGTTGGGGGCACACTTACAGCCGTTGATTTAGTAATGGAAGGCAGGGCTGACCATGCTTTAAGCTTAGGTGGAGGATTGCACCATGGATTCCGTGGTAAAGCTTCCGGCTTCTGCATTTATAATGATAGTGCCATTGCTATAAAATATATGCAACAAAAATACGGGGTGAAGATTTTATATATTGATACAGATGCACATCATGGTGACGGGGTACAATGGTCTTTTTATGACGACCCTACTGTTTGTACTTATTCAATTCATGAAACAGGGAGATATCTTTTCCCAGGCACTGGCAATGTAAATGAAAAAGGGCATGGTGAAGGTTATGGAACTTCCTTTAATATTCCTGTGGATGCTTTTACTGAAGATGAATCTTTTCTTGAATGCTATTTAACATCTGTTCGTGAGGTTGCAGACTTTTTTAAACCAGATGTTATAATTACGCAAAATGGTGCTGATTCACATGTATTAGATCCATTAACACATTTATCTGCTACAATGAAATTTTATCAGGAAATACCTAAGCTTGCCCACAAAATCGCTCATGAATATTGCAATGGAAGATGGATTGCTGTCGGTGGCGGCGGATATGATCACTGGCGCGTTGTTCCCCGCGCATGGTCACTAATATGGTTGGAAATGCTGGAAAGACAAACCGACATAGCCAAAGGATTATTGCCATCAGAATGGATAATGAAATGGCAGCCACAGGCCCCGGTGAAGTTGATTTCTACTTGGGAGGACCCTGAAAATTTGTACCCTCCTATACCACGAAAACAAGAAATTACTGAGAAAAACAGGCAAACTTTAGATAAGGCATTACAACATATTCGAAATACAAGGAAAAAGGCAAATTAA
- a CDS encoding DUF948 domain-containing protein — MVEILYFSVALIAVAFTILVIYLNKMLNSVKQTMDSVAHTLEGLEKQLQGVTSETATLLHKTNELMEDIQNKSEKVNSLVTSISEVGETVQRLNTSFRKVANQVSYGAEQKHESVSQVVSWSSAAIDIWKRLKEAKRQKIGGDANE, encoded by the coding sequence ATGGTCGAAATATTATATTTTAGCGTTGCTTTAATTGCAGTTGCATTCACAATCCTCGTCATTTATTTGAATAAAATGCTTAACTCTGTTAAACAAACGATGGACAGCGTGGCACATACATTAGAAGGGCTTGAAAAACAGCTACAAGGTGTTACTTCTGAAACAGCAACTTTGCTCCATAAAACAAATGAATTAATGGAGGATATCCAAAATAAGTCAGAAAAGGTAAACTCTTTAGTAACATCGATTTCAGAAGTAGGGGAGACTGTCCAACGCTTAAACACTTCTTTTCGCAAGGTTGCTAATCAAGTTAGCTATGGTGCTGAGCAGAAGCATGAATCAGTTTCACAGGTTGTTAGCTGGAGTTCGGCTGCCATTGATATTTGGAAGCGCCTAAAAGAGGCAAAAAGACAAAAAATAGGAGGAGATGCAAATGAGTAA
- a CDS encoding YtxH domain-containing protein: MSNNQDQINSKDFLIGTLIGGIVGASMALLWAPKSGRELRTSINEQAIIAKEKGGKLAESAKQKTTTLLDKVKNSGCCKTEEELFDDQLIAIEGPIAETASATEAEVTENDLSVEESIEQDARK; encoded by the coding sequence ATGAGTAATAATCAAGATCAAATTAATAGCAAGGACTTTTTAATTGGAACATTAATCGGTGGGATTGTTGGGGCATCAATGGCGTTATTATGGGCACCTAAATCTGGAAGAGAGCTTCGCACTTCCATTAACGAGCAGGCAATAATTGCGAAAGAAAAGGGTGGAAAGCTAGCTGAAAGCGCGAAGCAAAAAACAACGACTTTGCTAGATAAAGTTAAAAACTCAGGATGTTGTAAAACAGAAGAAGAGTTGTTTGATGATCAATTAATAGCAATTGAAGGACCAATTGCTGAAACAGCTTCCGCTACAGAAGCTGAGGTAACAGAAAACGATTTAAGTGTAGAAGAAAGCATAGAACAGGATGCTAGAAAATAG
- a CDS encoding CBS domain-containing protein, producing the protein MIIEEIMNENVVTMKPHEAIGKAVELMLLKRIRHIPIIDENEYVVGIVTDRDIKNEDLYKPISSIMKENVITGHPLDFVEDVSALFYEHKIGCLPIVKEGNLVGIVTKSDILHTFVKVMGADQPSSLIEIKVENTLGMLSEVAQVFSEKKINIISVLVYPDKNDTGSKLLLFRIQTINPMNVIEELKNRGYTVLWPNLPGVTS; encoded by the coding sequence ATGATTATCGAGGAAATTATGAATGAAAATGTTGTCACGATGAAACCGCATGAAGCAATTGGAAAAGCGGTTGAACTTATGCTTCTAAAACGCATTCGCCATATTCCAATTATTGATGAAAATGAATATGTGGTTGGAATAGTAACAGACCGTGATATAAAAAATGAAGATTTATATAAGCCGATTTCCTCTATTATGAAAGAAAATGTAATAACAGGGCATCCATTAGATTTTGTAGAGGATGTTTCTGCTTTGTTTTACGAACATAAAATTGGATGCTTGCCAATTGTAAAAGAAGGAAATTTAGTCGGAATCGTTACAAAATCGGATATACTCCATACATTTGTTAAAGTGATGGGGGCTGATCAGCCTAGTTCATTAATAGAAATTAAGGTTGAAAATACATTAGGCATGCTTTCAGAAGTTGCGCAAGTATTTAGCGAAAAAAAAATCAACATTATTAGTGTTCTCGTTTATCCTGATAAAAATGATACCGGTAGTAAATTATTATTGTTTCGAATCCAGACAATAAATCCAATGAACGTAATTGAGGAACTAAAAAATCGCGGCTATACTGTATTATGGCCAAATCTACCAGGTGTAACATCATGA
- a CDS encoding bifunctional 3-deoxy-7-phosphoheptulonate synthase/chorismate mutase — MSNVELDSLRAQLDEVNVKLLELINKRGELVKEIGKVKEKQGVNRFDPVRERHMLNLILENNDGPFESSTIQHIFKEIFKAGLELQEDDHRKALLVSRKKKADDTIIDIKGEKIGNGSVHFVMGPCSVESYEQTRAVAEAIKKHGLKLLRGGAYKPRTSPYDFQGLGLEGLKILKRIADEFDLAVISEIVTPSDLEAAVEYLDVIQIGARNMQNFELLKAAGQVKKPIFLKRGLSATISEFINAAEYIYSEGNGNIILCERGIRTYETATRNTLDITAVPILKQETHLPVMVDVTHSTGRRDLLLPAAKAAIAIGADGVMAEVHPDPAVALSDSAQQMDIPTFDKFMTELLHNVKVRA, encoded by the coding sequence ATGAGTAATGTTGAATTAGATTCACTACGCGCCCAACTTGACGAAGTAAATGTAAAGCTTTTAGAATTAATTAATAAACGAGGTGAACTCGTTAAGGAGATTGGAAAAGTAAAGGAAAAGCAAGGTGTGAATCGCTTTGACCCTGTTCGTGAGCGCCATATGTTAAATTTAATCCTCGAAAACAACGATGGACCATTTGAAAGTTCCACTATTCAACATATATTTAAAGAAATCTTTAAAGCAGGCTTAGAATTGCAAGAAGATGATCATCGTAAGGCGTTGCTCGTTTCTCGTAAGAAAAAAGCCGATGACACAATCATTGATATAAAGGGTGAAAAGATTGGTAACGGTAGCGTCCATTTTGTAATGGGTCCCTGTTCGGTTGAATCATATGAACAAACAAGGGCAGTTGCTGAAGCTATTAAAAAACATGGCTTAAAGCTGTTGCGCGGCGGAGCATATAAGCCAAGAACCTCTCCATATGATTTCCAAGGTTTAGGCTTGGAAGGGTTAAAAATTTTAAAAAGAATTGCTGATGAATTTGATTTAGCAGTCATTAGTGAAATCGTCACGCCATCTGATTTGGAAGCAGCGGTAGAATATCTTGACGTCATCCAAATAGGGGCTCGTAATATGCAAAACTTCGAACTATTAAAGGCTGCCGGACAGGTTAAGAAGCCAATCTTTTTGAAAAGAGGTTTATCAGCAACGATTTCAGAATTCATCAATGCGGCTGAATATATTTATTCAGAAGGAAATGGCAATATTATTTTATGTGAACGTGGCATTCGCACATATGAAACAGCAACGAGAAATACATTAGATATTACAGCTGTACCAATTCTAAAGCAGGAAACACACTTGCCTGTCATGGTAGACGTGACCCATTCAACAGGCAGAAGAGACTTGTTATTACCGGCAGCAAAAGCGGCAATTGCGATTGGTGCGGATGGGGTAATGGCTGAAGTTCATCCAGACCCAGCTGTTGCCTTATCTGATTCAGCACAGCAAATGGATATTCCGACATTTGATAAATTTATGACGGAATTACTTCATAATGTGAAGGTAAGAGCGTAG
- the acsA gene encoding acetate--CoA ligase has translation MAVETLFAVQGDHNLGDYNEVYENFDWKEVEKNFTWYETGKVNIAYEAIDRHAFGEKRDKIALHYRDANRNEQYTFLEMMKYSNQAGNVLKNDANVVKGDRVFIFMPRSPELYFVLLGAIKLGAIVGPLFEAFMEGAVRDRLEDSEARVIVTTPELLYRIPVSELPLLEKVVIVGDDVNEDGKIIDFKKRMAEASVELAIEWVDREDGSLLHYTSGSTGKPKGVLHVHNAMIQQYQTARWILDLKEDDVYWCTADPGWVTGTSYGIFGPWLNGVTNVIVGGRFTPEAWYKTIEDLKVTVWYSAPTAFRMLMGAGDDIIKQFDLSSLRHILSVGEPLNPEVVRWGHKVFELRIHDNWWMTETGAQLISNYPSMDIRPGSMGKPIPGVQAAIVDDQGNELPPLRMGNLAIKKGWPSMMRQIWNNKEKYDSYFLPNGWYVSGDSAYMDEDGYFWFQGRVDDVILTAGERVGPFEVESKLVEHPAIAEAGVIGKPDPVRGEIIKAFVALRDGYEATDELKEEIRSFVKTGLAAHAAPREIEFRDKLPKTRSGKIMRRVLKAWELDLPTGDLSTMED, from the coding sequence ATGGCAGTGGAGACACTTTTCGCAGTACAAGGGGATCATAATTTAGGAGATTACAATGAGGTTTATGAAAATTTTGATTGGAAAGAAGTAGAAAAGAACTTTACATGGTATGAAACAGGAAAAGTAAATATTGCTTATGAAGCGATTGACCGCCATGCTTTTGGTGAAAAAAGGGACAAGATTGCCCTTCATTATCGGGATGCAAATCGGAATGAGCAGTATACATTCCTAGAAATGATGAAGTACTCTAATCAGGCTGGCAATGTGCTAAAAAATGATGCAAATGTTGTGAAGGGTGACCGCGTCTTTATCTTTATGCCTCGTTCGCCTGAACTTTATTTTGTTCTATTAGGTGCGATTAAGCTGGGAGCAATAGTTGGTCCTTTATTTGAGGCCTTTATGGAAGGCGCAGTACGCGACCGTCTTGAAGATAGCGAAGCGAGAGTAATTGTGACTACCCCTGAATTATTATATCGCATTCCAGTTTCAGAGCTTCCATTACTAGAAAAGGTCGTTATTGTGGGGGACGACGTTAATGAAGATGGTAAAATTATTGATTTTAAGAAACGCATGGCTGAGGCTAGTGTGGAACTTGCAATAGAATGGGTTGATCGCGAAGATGGAAGTTTATTACACTATACATCTGGGTCAACTGGAAAGCCTAAAGGAGTGCTTCATGTCCACAATGCGATGATTCAACAATACCAAACAGCAAGATGGATACTAGATTTGAAAGAAGATGACGTTTATTGGTGTACGGCTGACCCAGGTTGGGTAACAGGTACTTCCTACGGAATCTTTGGTCCATGGTTAAATGGCGTAACGAACGTTATTGTTGGTGGGAGATTTACACCAGAAGCATGGTATAAAACAATTGAGGATTTAAAAGTTACTGTTTGGTATAGTGCACCAACGGCATTCCGCATGTTGATGGGTGCTGGTGATGATATCATTAAGCAATTTGACTTATCTTCCCTTCGTCATATACTAAGTGTTGGTGAGCCTTTAAATCCAGAGGTTGTTCGTTGGGGCCATAAAGTATTTGAGCTACGAATTCATGATAACTGGTGGATGACTGAAACAGGTGCCCAATTAATTTCAAATTATCCTTCCATGGATATTAGACCAGGGTCTATGGGTAAACCAATTCCAGGTGTACAAGCTGCGATTGTTGATGACCAAGGAAACGAATTGCCACCACTTCGCATGGGTAATTTAGCGATAAAAAAGGGCTGGCCATCAATGATGAGACAAATTTGGAATAACAAAGAAAAGTATGACTCCTACTTTTTACCAAATGGTTGGTATGTATCCGGCGACTCCGCTTATATGGATGAAGATGGATACTTCTGGTTCCAAGGCCGTGTTGATGATGTTATTTTGACTGCTGGTGAGCGTGTAGGTCCGTTTGAAGTCGAAAGCAAATTAGTAGAACATCCAGCTATTGCTGAAGCTGGTGTAATCGGAAAGCCCGATCCAGTCCGTGGAGAAATTATTAAAGCGTTTGTTGCCCTTCGCGATGGTTATGAGGCAACCGATGAATTAAAAGAAGAAATTCGTTCATTTGTTAAAACAGGATTAGCGGCTCATGCGGCTCCACGTGAAATTGAATTCCGTGATAAGCTCCCAAAAACTCGAAGCGGCAAGATTATGAGACGGGTATTGAAAGCATGGGAGTTAGATTTACCAACAGGTGATCTGTCAACAATGGAAGATTAA
- the ccpA gene encoding catabolite control protein A has protein sequence MNITIYDVAREAGVSMATVSRVVNGNPNVKPSTRKKVTEAIERLGYRPNAVARGLASKKTTTVGVIIPDISSVFFAELARGIEDIATMYNYNIILSNSDQNKQKELHLLNTMLGKQVDGIVFMGGTITEEHVEEFKKSPVPIVLAATIEKNDEIPSVNIDYEQAAYDAVHYLIEKGHREIGFVTGPMEEPTNQDLKLAGYERAFLEANLPFNENNIYHGDYTHEAGLEAIQEFKEKDLKLTAIFATTDEMALGVIHGAQDHGLSVPDNLEVIGFDNTRLAVMVRPELTTVVQPTYDIGAVAMRLLTKFMNKEKVEDHIVVLPHRIEFRQSTK, from the coding sequence TTGAATATTACGATATATGACGTTGCTAGGGAAGCAGGAGTATCAATGGCAACGGTTTCTCGTGTAGTAAATGGGAATCCGAATGTTAAACCGTCAACTAGGAAGAAGGTTACTGAAGCGATTGAGCGCTTGGGATATCGCCCGAATGCTGTTGCGCGTGGTCTTGCTAGCAAAAAGACAACAACAGTTGGCGTTATTATTCCTGACATTTCAAGTGTCTTTTTCGCTGAATTAGCAAGAGGTATTGAGGATATTGCTACGATGTATAACTATAATATTATTTTAAGTAATTCTGATCAAAATAAACAAAAAGAGCTGCATCTTTTAAATACAATGCTTGGAAAACAAGTAGATGGAATTGTTTTTATGGGAGGGACAATAACAGAAGAGCATGTTGAAGAATTTAAAAAATCACCCGTGCCAATTGTTTTAGCAGCAACAATCGAGAAAAACGATGAGATTCCTTCTGTTAATATTGACTATGAACAAGCAGCCTATGATGCCGTTCACTATCTAATTGAAAAAGGGCATCGTGAAATCGGCTTTGTCACAGGGCCAATGGAAGAACCGACAAACCAAGATTTAAAACTAGCTGGATACGAGAGAGCATTCTTAGAGGCTAACCTTCCTTTCAATGAAAATAATATATATCATGGTGATTACACGCATGAAGCGGGCTTGGAAGCGATTCAAGAGTTTAAAGAAAAAGATCTTAAACTAACAGCTATTTTTGCCACAACTGATGAAATGGCATTAGGGGTTATTCACGGAGCGCAAGACCATGGCCTATCTGTCCCAGATAATCTTGAGGTCATTGGCTTTGATAATACTAGACTTGCAGTCATGGTACGCCCTGAATTAACTACAGTCGTGCAGCCTACCTATGATATTGGTGCTGTAGCCATGCGTCTACTTACAAAATTTATGAATAAGGAAAAAGTGGAAGATCATATTGTTGTATTACCTCATAGAATAGAGTTTCGCCAGTCAACTAAATAA
- the ytxJ gene encoding bacillithiol system redox-active protein YtxJ, whose protein sequence is MKRQQLISVDAFNDVLTSNEKFLLIKHSLTCPISGTAFEEYEKFVAQSDFPTFYLYVQEARPLSNYIAETFAVKHESPQAIIFEGGKVIWYASHWDITESSLKQAIEK, encoded by the coding sequence ATGAAGAGACAACAATTAATATCAGTTGATGCATTTAATGACGTTTTAACAAGCAATGAAAAATTCTTGCTTATTAAGCATAGTTTAACATGTCCGATTAGTGGAACTGCCTTTGAAGAATATGAGAAATTTGTGGCTCAATCAGATTTTCCAACTTTTTATTTATATGTTCAAGAAGCGAGACCGCTTTCCAACTATATTGCGGAAACATTCGCGGTAAAGCATGAATCCCCGCAAGCCATTATTTTCGAAGGTGGCAAAGTGATATGGTATGCATCCCATTGGGATATTACTGAATCTAGTTTAAAACAAGCGATTGAAAAATGA